The Arachis duranensis cultivar V14167 chromosome 2, aradu.V14167.gnm2.J7QH, whole genome shotgun sequence genome has a window encoding:
- the LOC127744825 gene encoding uncharacterized protein LOC127744825 isoform X1: MKLVHNEDAIFVRQTSQASNGQQKYFLLHPLKASGQCIDMSIAESGHNIDGYSSPLRQRNCPYPHLASVHEEQRRGYSVELGSCLWHHINRRLGQANGIHTLAFWSKYAGTVHFVL, encoded by the exons ATGAAG CTTGTACATAATGAGGATGCAATATTTGTGAGGCAAACCAGCCAAGCGTCCAATGGACAACAGAAATATTTTCTATTGCACCCACTGAAGGCAAGT GGACAATGCATTGATATGTCAATAGCAGAATCAGGACATAATATTGATGGTTACTCCTCTCCCCTTAGACAAAGGAACTGTCCTTATCCTCATTTAGCCTCGGTTCATGAAGAG CAGAGACGCGGCTATTCTGTTGAACTAGGATCTTGTCTCTGGCACCACATCAATAGAAGACTTGGTCAGGCAAATGGAATACACACTTTGGCATTTTGGTCTAAATATGCTGGGACAGTCCACTttgttttataa
- the LOC127744825 gene encoding uncharacterized protein LOC127744825 isoform X2 has translation MKLVHNEDAIFVRQTSQASNGQQKYFLLHPLKGQCIDMSIAESGHNIDGYSSPLRQRNCPYPHLASVHEEQRRGYSVELGSCLWHHINRRLGQANGIHTLAFWSKYAGTVHFVL, from the exons ATGAAG CTTGTACATAATGAGGATGCAATATTTGTGAGGCAAACCAGCCAAGCGTCCAATGGACAACAGAAATATTTTCTATTGCACCCACTGAAG GGACAATGCATTGATATGTCAATAGCAGAATCAGGACATAATATTGATGGTTACTCCTCTCCCCTTAGACAAAGGAACTGTCCTTATCCTCATTTAGCCTCGGTTCATGAAGAG CAGAGACGCGGCTATTCTGTTGAACTAGGATCTTGTCTCTGGCACCACATCAATAGAAGACTTGGTCAGGCAAATGGAATACACACTTTGGCATTTTGGTCTAAATATGCTGGGACAGTCCACTttgttttataa